One genomic segment of Paraburkholderia caffeinilytica includes these proteins:
- a CDS encoding peptide ABC transporter ATP-binding protein: MNAVFEPRRQSDHAGDHVLVADRLARYYTVKRGMFSQGTVKALNGVSFALERGRTLAVVGESGCGKSTLARQLTMIEAPSAGRLLIDGEDVAGADHAKIAALRRRVQMVFQNPFASLNPRKTVEQTLSEPLAINTQLSTTERAERIAQMMRTVGLRPEHAKRYPHMFSGGQRQRVAIARAMILDPQIVVADEPVSALDVSIQAQILNLFMDLQAQFKTSYVFISHNLSVVEHIADDVMVMYFGGVAELGDKKRIFSNPRHPYTRALMSATPSIFEADRTIKIKLQGEMPSPLNPPSGCTFHQRCPYAIDRCRSEEPKLREVDGRQVSCHRAEEVGEMDA, from the coding sequence ATGAACGCAGTATTCGAACCGCGGCGCCAGTCGGACCATGCGGGCGATCACGTGCTGGTTGCCGACAGGCTTGCGCGCTACTACACGGTGAAGCGCGGCATGTTCAGCCAGGGCACGGTCAAGGCGTTGAACGGCGTGTCGTTTGCGCTCGAACGCGGCAGGACTCTCGCGGTGGTGGGTGAATCCGGTTGCGGAAAATCCACCCTCGCGCGTCAACTGACCATGATCGAAGCGCCCAGCGCGGGCCGCCTGCTGATCGACGGTGAGGACGTGGCCGGCGCCGATCACGCGAAGATCGCCGCGCTGCGGCGGCGCGTGCAGATGGTGTTCCAGAATCCGTTTGCCTCGCTCAATCCGCGCAAGACGGTCGAGCAGACGCTCAGCGAACCGCTCGCGATCAACACGCAACTGAGCACGACCGAACGCGCCGAACGGATCGCGCAGATGATGCGCACGGTCGGCCTGCGTCCGGAGCACGCGAAGCGCTACCCGCATATGTTCTCGGGCGGTCAGCGCCAGCGCGTGGCGATTGCGCGCGCGATGATCCTCGATCCGCAGATCGTGGTCGCCGATGAACCGGTGTCCGCGCTCGACGTGTCGATCCAGGCGCAGATTCTCAATCTGTTCATGGATCTGCAGGCGCAGTTCAAGACCAGCTACGTGTTCATCTCGCACAACCTGTCGGTGGTGGAGCACATCGCCGACGATGTGATGGTGATGTACTTCGGCGGGGTGGCGGAGCTTGGCGACAAGAAGCGGATTTTTTCGAATCCGCGTCATCCTTACACGCGTGCGCTGATGTCGGCCACGCCTTCGATCTTCGAAGCGGATCGCACCATCAAGATCAAGCTGCAAGGCGAAATGCCGTCGCCGCTGAATCCGCCGTCGGGCTGCACGTTCCATCAGCGCTGCCCGTATGCGATCGACCGTTGCCGCAGCGAAGAGCCGAAGTTGCGTGAAGTGGATGGCCGTCAGGTGTCGTGTCACCGTGCCGAGGAGGTGGGGGAGATGGATGCCTGA